Proteins encoded in a region of the Shewanella polaris genome:
- the lolA gene encoding outer membrane lipoprotein chaperone LolA yields MNKRFAVLSLLLTTSLSCFAATADDATELRAKLSNIDSLHATFAQQVTDINNKPIQTGSGVFALAYPNQFYWHLTQPDESLIVADGANLWIFNPFAEEVTVMDVAQAVDASPMALLVHRDEATWAKYSVIKQDVKGTLHCFDIQPKKLNSNVVAVSVCFDADQLVKFNLTDEQGNLSQFTLTQQRLVKDNEADIFKFAVPDNVDIDDQRLKQTN; encoded by the coding sequence ATGAACAAACGTTTTGCGGTATTAAGTCTATTATTGACCACAAGTTTAAGTTGTTTTGCCGCTACGGCTGATGACGCAACCGAATTACGCGCCAAGTTATCAAATATTGATAGCTTACATGCGACATTTGCCCAGCAAGTGACAGACATAAACAATAAGCCCATTCAAACCGGAAGCGGTGTATTTGCGCTTGCGTATCCTAATCAATTTTACTGGCATTTAACTCAGCCAGATGAGTCATTGATTGTGGCTGACGGTGCTAATTTGTGGATTTTTAATCCCTTTGCCGAAGAAGTCACTGTGATGGATGTGGCCCAAGCGGTCGATGCATCACCAATGGCTTTATTGGTTCATCGAGATGAAGCGACATGGGCTAAATACTCAGTTATCAAGCAAGACGTTAAAGGCACATTACATTGTTTTGATATCCAACCTAAAAAGCTCAATAGCAATGTGGTTGCGGTAAGTGTGTGTTTCGACGCGGATCAATTAGTTAAATTTAACTTAACTGATGAACAAGGAAACTTGAGCCAATTTACATTAACTCAGCAGCGCTTAGTAAAAGATAACGAAGCCGATATCTTTAAGTTTGCCGTGCCTGATAACGTTGATATAGACGATCAACGTTTAAAGCAAACTAACTAG
- the ald gene encoding alanine dehydrogenase, translated as MIIGVPTEIKNHEYRVGMVPSSVRELTNKGHDVFIQSEAGLGIGFTDQDYIDAGASILATAAEVFVKSEMIVKVKEPLAIERSMLRQDQILFTYLHLAPDLPQTKDLISSGAVCIAYETVTDDRGGLPLLAPMSEVAGRMSIQAGARALEKSLGGRGMLLGGVPGVEPAKVVIIGGGMVGTNAAQMAVGMGADVVVLDRSIDALRRLNVQFGSAVKAIYSTADAIERHVLEADLVIGGVLVPGAAAPKLVTKDMIKRMKPGSAIVDVAIDQGGCVETSHATTHQDPTFIVDDVVHYCVANMPGAVARTSTFALNNATLPYIIKLANLGYKQALLNDKHLLNGLNVIHGKIVCKEVAEALNLEFTEPKSMLN; from the coding sequence ATGATTATTGGTGTTCCAACAGAAATCAAAAACCATGAATACCGTGTAGGTATGGTTCCTTCAAGCGTTCGCGAATTGACCAATAAAGGTCACGATGTATTTATTCAATCAGAAGCGGGTTTAGGTATTGGATTTACAGATCAAGACTATATTGACGCAGGCGCCTCGATTTTAGCAACAGCTGCTGAAGTGTTTGTAAAATCGGAGATGATAGTTAAAGTTAAAGAGCCACTTGCAATTGAACGTTCAATGTTACGCCAAGACCAAATTCTGTTTACTTATTTGCATCTTGCACCAGATTTACCACAAACAAAAGATTTAATCAGTAGCGGTGCTGTGTGTATTGCTTATGAAACAGTCACTGATGACCGTGGTGGATTACCCCTACTCGCTCCAATGTCAGAAGTAGCAGGCCGCATGTCGATTCAAGCGGGTGCCCGCGCACTTGAAAAATCATTGGGTGGCCGTGGTATGTTACTTGGTGGTGTTCCTGGTGTTGAGCCAGCAAAAGTTGTGATTATCGGCGGCGGTATGGTTGGTACTAACGCAGCACAAATGGCTGTTGGTATGGGTGCCGACGTAGTGGTATTAGACCGAAGCATTGATGCTTTACGCCGTTTAAATGTTCAATTTGGTTCTGCAGTTAAAGCGATTTACTCAACAGCTGATGCGATTGAACGCCATGTGTTAGAAGCCGATCTTGTTATTGGTGGTGTATTAGTCCCAGGTGCTGCTGCGCCAAAATTGGTGACTAAAGACATGATTAAGCGTATGAAACCAGGTAGTGCGATTGTTGACGTTGCTATTGACCAAGGTGGTTGTGTTGAAACATCACACGCTACTACTCACCAAGACCCAACGTTTATTGTTGATGACGTAGTACATTACTGCGTAGCTAACATGCCAGGTGCTGTTGCGCGAACGTCTACATTCGCATTAAACAATGCCACTCTACCTTATATTATTAAGTTAGCTAACTTAGGTTACAAACAGGCATTATTAAATGACAAACATTTATTAAATGGCTTAAACGTTATCCACGGTAAGATAGTTTGTAAAGAAGTAGCTGAAGCATTAAATCTTGAGTTCACTGAACCTAAAAGCATGCTTAACTAA
- the crcB gene encoding fluoride efflux transporter CrcB, with product MINVLLVALGGSIGAVLRYLLSIFMIQLFGSSFPFGTLLVNLLGSFLMGAVYTLGQLSHVSPEIKSLVGIGLLGALTTFSTFSNETLLLLQEGLWFKAILNVLLNVTLCLFMVYLGQQLILSRV from the coding sequence ATGATTAATGTGTTGCTCGTTGCATTAGGAGGCTCAATTGGTGCAGTTTTACGCTATCTTTTGTCAATTTTTATGATCCAGCTATTTGGAAGCAGTTTTCCTTTTGGTACACTGTTAGTCAATCTATTGGGATCGTTTTTAATGGGCGCCGTTTATACATTAGGGCAGCTGAGTCATGTTAGCCCTGAAATAAAATCGCTTGTCGGCATAGGCCTATTAGGCGCGTTAACCACGTTTTCGACTTTCTCAAATGAAACCTTATTGCTGTTGCAAGAAGGCTTATGGTTTAAAGCTATTTTAAATGTGTTGTTGAATGTCACCTTATGTCTCTTTATGGTGTATTTAGGTCAACAACTTATACTTTCTCGCGTTTAA
- the lrp gene encoding leucine-responsive transcriptional regulator Lrp has translation MANNKSFSVKDLDRIDRNILNELQTDGRISNVELSKRVGLSPTPCLERVKRLEKQKFITGYTATVNPHFLGASLLVFVEITLNRDTPDIFDRFNRAVQLLDDIQECHLVSGDFDYLLKTRVSDMSAYRRLLGETLLKLPSISDTRTYVVMEEVKQTSKVALYNLG, from the coding sequence ATGGCAAATAATAAAAGCTTTTCAGTGAAAGATTTAGACCGCATTGATCGTAACATTTTGAATGAGCTGCAAACGGATGGTCGTATTTCAAATGTTGAACTATCAAAACGAGTAGGATTAAGCCCTACACCCTGTTTAGAAAGAGTGAAAAGACTAGAAAAACAGAAGTTTATTACAGGCTATACCGCAACGGTTAACCCACATTTTCTAGGTGCATCGTTATTAGTGTTTGTAGAGATTACCCTTAATCGTGATACTCCTGATATATTTGACCGATTCAACCGCGCGGTTCAATTGCTTGATGATATTCAAGAATGTCATTTAGTCTCTGGTGATTTTGATTATTTATTAAAAACAAGAGTGTCAGATATGTCGGCATATCGGCGTTTATTAGGTGAAACCCTACTGAAACTTCCTTCAATATCAGATACTCGTACTTATGTTGTAATGGAAGAGGTTAAACAAACCAGTAAAGTTGCGTTGTACAATTTAGGTTAA
- a CDS encoding replication-associated recombination protein A: MANLGFDFAPDFRPLAARMRPRDISEYIGQAHLLGDGQPLRKALEANRAHSMLLWGPPGTGKTTLAELIAHYANAHVERISAVTSGVKDIRAAIEQAKAIAQSRGQRTLLFVDEVHRFNKSQQDAFLPFIEDGTVIFIGATTENPSFEINNALLSRARVYLINRLTSDEISLIVTQALTDVERGLGKRQLTLPADVTKQLADISDGDARKALNLLELMSDLVSDGGEFTTEMLTQVAGHQAAGYDKNGDQFYDLISAVHKSVRGSAPDAALYWYCRILEGGGDALYVARRLLAIASEDIGNADPVAMTVALNAWDCYHRIGPAEGERAIAQAVLYMASAPKSNAVYSAFNQARELAKQTGHEPVPNHLRNAPTKLMKEIGFGKEYRYAHNEPGAYAAGENYFPESLQHSQFYQPTNRGFEKRIQDKMAQLSLLDQQSEDKRYD, encoded by the coding sequence ATGGCTAATTTAGGTTTTGATTTTGCCCCAGACTTTCGCCCCTTGGCTGCTCGCATGCGCCCAAGAGACATTAGTGAATATATCGGTCAGGCACATTTGTTGGGTGACGGTCAGCCACTGCGTAAAGCTCTGGAAGCTAACCGCGCACATTCAATGTTGCTATGGGGGCCGCCAGGGACAGGAAAAACAACTTTAGCAGAATTAATTGCTCATTATGCCAACGCCCATGTTGAACGTATATCCGCGGTTACATCTGGTGTAAAAGACATTCGTGCAGCAATAGAACAAGCAAAAGCTATCGCCCAAAGTCGTGGTCAACGTACCTTATTATTTGTTGACGAAGTCCACCGTTTTAATAAAAGCCAGCAAGATGCTTTTCTACCCTTTATTGAAGATGGTACAGTTATTTTTATTGGTGCAACCACCGAAAACCCCTCATTTGAAATCAATAACGCCTTATTATCTCGGGCGCGTGTTTACCTTATTAATCGCTTAACCTCAGACGAAATTAGTTTAATTGTCACTCAAGCATTAACCGATGTTGAACGCGGTTTAGGCAAACGCCAGTTAACACTACCTGCCGATGTCACTAAGCAGCTTGCAGATATTAGCGATGGCGATGCTCGTAAAGCGCTTAACTTGCTGGAACTCATGAGTGATTTAGTCAGCGATGGCGGCGAATTTACCACCGAAATGCTCACTCAGGTCGCTGGACATCAAGCTGCGGGTTACGATAAAAATGGTGATCAATTTTACGATTTAATTTCAGCCGTGCATAAGTCAGTACGGGGCTCAGCACCCGATGCCGCTTTGTATTGGTATTGCCGAATTTTAGAGGGTGGTGGCGATGCTTTGTATGTTGCACGTCGATTACTGGCTATTGCCTCAGAAGACATTGGTAATGCCGATCCCGTTGCCATGACGGTTGCATTAAACGCTTGGGATTGTTATCACCGCATAGGCCCTGCCGAAGGTGAACGTGCTATTGCACAAGCTGTTTTATACATGGCCAGTGCGCCCAAGAGTAATGCCGTTTATAGCGCTTTTAACCAAGCTCGAGAGCTGGCCAAACAAACGGGACACGAACCAGTTCCTAATCATCTGCGTAATGCGCCAACCAAATTGATGAAAGAAATCGGTTTTGGTAAAGAATATCGATATGCGCATAATGAGCCGGGTGCTTATGCCGCAGGTGAAAATTACTTCCCTGAGTCATTACAACATAGCCAATTTTATCAGCCCACTAATAGAGGTTTTGAGAAACGCATTCAAGACAAAATGGCACAATTGAGCCTGCTTGATCAGCAAAGTGAGGACAAACGCTATGATTAA
- a CDS encoding DNA translocase FtsK, producing MTQENSLRTLSGLQRLLEGGLILCCMVATYILLALSSFNPNDPGWSQSHFQGEIHNWTGAVGAWTADVLFYFFGFMAFLIPIIIATTGWFIFNRAHRLFEIDFFSVGLRIIGFILMLLALAALFSMNADNMFVFSAGGVAGDVISQAMLPYFNKLGTTLLLMCFIGAGFTLATGISWLTIIELTGLGAIWCAKKLWSLPQLFKHERETEDTKGFMSLVDKFTQRRDEIDQHDQPSIDVEPAVDISEIAEKKRRFFSRKAKPTEDIIVSDIDDQELDVDDIDERQEPSMQLDNDEAPFAPWIASKDDVNIDDQDINDGAINNPDLTDDSFDEAFAKPHSTGALVAQKQPKKEVKIVDGVVVIDGQSPQVRQKMDPLPSITLLDVPDRKKNPISEAELDQVARLVELKLADFNIIANVVGVYPGPVITRFELELAPGVKASKITNLSKDLARSLLSENVRVVEVIPGKAYVGLELPNKFRETVFMRDVLDSAAFKESKSSLSMVLGQDIAGDPVVVDLGKMPHLLVAGTTGSGKSVGVNAMITSLLYKSGPDDVRFIMIDPKMLELSVYEGIPHLLCEVVTDMKEAANALRWCVGEMERRYKLMSALGVRNLKGYNIKIKEAAAKGEYIPDPLWKSSESMLDDAPPLEKLPSIVVVVDEFADMIMIVGKKVEELIARIAQKARAAGIHLILATQRPSVDVITGLIKANIPTRIAFQVSSRIDSRTILDQQGAETLLGMGDMLYLPPGTGLPNRVHGAFIDDHEVHKVVADWCARGKPQYVDEILNGATDGEQVLLPGETSDSEEELDALYDDAVAFVTETRRGSISSVQRKFKIGYNRAARIIEMMESQGIVTAQGHNGNREVLAPPPPRN from the coding sequence TTGACTCAGGAAAATAGTCTAAGAACACTCAGTGGCCTACAACGGTTACTTGAAGGTGGTTTAATTCTTTGTTGCATGGTTGCAACCTACATTCTATTGGCGCTGTCCAGTTTTAACCCGAATGATCCGGGCTGGAGTCAGTCGCATTTTCAAGGTGAAATCCACAATTGGACCGGTGCCGTTGGCGCATGGACCGCTGATGTGCTGTTTTATTTTTTTGGTTTTATGGCCTTTTTAATTCCCATTATTATTGCCACTACAGGCTGGTTTATTTTTAATCGTGCACATCGCTTATTCGAAATAGACTTTTTTTCTGTTGGGTTAAGAATCATTGGCTTTATTCTCATGTTGTTGGCTTTGGCTGCGCTGTTCAGTATGAATGCCGATAATATGTTTGTTTTTTCTGCTGGTGGTGTTGCTGGTGATGTGATCAGTCAGGCAATGTTGCCCTACTTTAATAAGTTAGGTACCACATTATTATTAATGTGTTTTATTGGTGCCGGCTTTACCTTAGCTACCGGTATTAGTTGGTTAACCATTATAGAGTTAACGGGGTTAGGGGCTATTTGGTGTGCCAAAAAATTATGGTCGCTACCGCAATTGTTTAAACATGAACGTGAAACTGAAGATACTAAAGGTTTTATGTCATTAGTGGATAAGTTTACCCAGCGTCGTGATGAAATTGATCAACATGATCAACCGTCAATAGACGTTGAACCCGCTGTGGACATTTCTGAAATTGCTGAAAAGAAACGCCGCTTTTTTAGTCGTAAAGCAAAACCGACAGAAGATATCATAGTGTCAGACATTGATGACCAAGAGCTTGATGTCGATGATATTGATGAGCGCCAAGAGCCGTCGATGCAACTTGATAACGATGAAGCACCATTTGCACCTTGGATAGCCAGTAAAGATGATGTCAATATTGATGACCAGGACATCAATGACGGCGCTATCAATAACCCAGATTTAACTGACGATTCATTTGATGAAGCCTTTGCTAAACCTCATTCAACTGGCGCTTTAGTCGCACAAAAACAGCCTAAAAAAGAAGTCAAGATTGTTGATGGCGTTGTGGTGATTGATGGGCAAAGCCCACAAGTACGTCAAAAGATGGATCCACTCCCCAGCATTACCTTACTCGATGTTCCTGATCGTAAGAAAAACCCTATTAGTGAAGCAGAGTTAGATCAGGTAGCTCGGTTAGTTGAACTTAAATTGGCGGATTTTAACATTATCGCCAATGTAGTAGGGGTTTACCCTGGGCCTGTTATTACTCGTTTTGAACTTGAATTAGCCCCAGGGGTTAAAGCGTCTAAAATCACTAATTTATCGAAAGATTTGGCTCGTTCATTATTGTCCGAAAACGTGCGCGTTGTTGAAGTCATTCCAGGTAAAGCCTACGTAGGCCTAGAGTTACCTAATAAATTTCGTGAAACAGTCTTTATGCGTGATGTACTAGATTCAGCAGCCTTTAAAGAAAGTAAATCAAGCTTGTCAATGGTGTTAGGCCAAGACATTGCTGGCGATCCAGTCGTGGTTGATTTAGGCAAAATGCCGCATCTATTGGTTGCAGGAACCACAGGTTCTGGTAAGTCGGTGGGTGTGAACGCGATGATCACCAGTTTACTGTATAAATCGGGCCCTGATGATGTCCGTTTTATTATGATTGACCCTAAAATGCTTGAATTGTCTGTGTATGAAGGTATTCCACATTTATTGTGTGAAGTTGTTACCGACATGAAAGAAGCGGCCAATGCACTGCGCTGGTGTGTAGGCGAAATGGAACGCAGATATAAACTAATGTCGGCATTAGGGGTGCGTAACCTTAAAGGTTACAACATAAAAATTAAAGAAGCGGCAGCCAAAGGCGAGTACATTCCCGATCCATTATGGAAGTCGTCAGAAAGCATGTTAGACGATGCGCCGCCGTTAGAAAAACTGCCTTCTATTGTGGTTGTTGTCGACGAATTTGCAGACATGATCATGATCGTAGGTAAAAAAGTAGAAGAACTGATAGCCCGTATCGCGCAAAAAGCTCGAGCGGCAGGTATTCACTTAATATTAGCAACACAACGTCCGTCAGTTGATGTGATCACTGGTTTGATTAAAGCCAATATTCCGACTCGTATAGCTTTCCAAGTATCGTCACGTATTGATTCTCGTACTATCCTTGATCAACAGGGCGCAGAAACGCTGTTAGGAATGGGTGATATGTTGTATTTGCCACCGGGTACGGGTTTGCCAAATCGTGTTCACGGGGCATTTATTGATGATCACGAAGTTCATAAAGTGGTTGCAGACTGGTGCGCTCGTGGTAAGCCGCAATATGTTGATGAAATTCTTAATGGCGCTACCGATGGTGAACAGGTGTTGTTACCTGGTGAAACCTCAGACAGCGAAGAAGAGTTGGACGCTTTATATGATGATGCCGTGGCATTTGTGACCGAAACTCGCCGTGGTTCAATTTCTAGCGTGCAACGTAAATTTAAAATTGGTTACAATCGCGCCGCCCGTATTATTGAAATGATGGAAAGCCAAGGTATTGTGACAGCCCAAGGCCACAATGGTAATCGTGAAGTGTTGGCACCGCCACCACCGAGGAATTAA